In Desulfobotulus mexicanus, the genomic window TTTTGGCGGCTGCCTGGGGATGACCTTTCTGGCATCCAGCGCCCTTTGCTCATACTCTTCTATCTCCCGGAGAGGCCAGCGCAGCACCGTCCGGCTCCACCGGATAGGCTGGGGCAGCTCCCCTGATTTCATGAGGTTATAGATTGTGGCGGGGGATATCTTGAGTTTTGCGGCGACCTCTTTGCGTGTCAGGTACATAAACCCTCCATATATATAAGGTGTAAAAATGAAAAAAATCAGTCTGGATGATCACAAAAAATATGGTGCTGAATTTTACGAGCTCAGGGACAGGATTATGGATATTGTGCAGCCCCTGCGTAAAGTCTACCCTCGGGCAGACGCCAAAGCCGAGGCCCTGCTGTCTGCCATGGAGGGGTTCCGTACCATCATGGATGATATCGTGTGTGGGGAATATCCGCAGCTCCCCGATATGGAGCGGGTGTACTACCCACGAAATCCGGGTCAGTAGATGCCAGACAGACAGCCTCTATGCGGGCAAAATAGGCTATGCTGCAATGGACGCAGGTAACGCAGCAGGCATCCCCCCGGAGCATGGCGTGGATAAATAAGGGGTTGATGGTTAAACTTTTTGTTTTCTGATGGCAGCATGGGCATTCAAACATGGCCTTCCTCCTTAATCCTTAAGTGTTTTCATATTTCCATCCGCCTTTCCTGTTTTCACACCTCACTCCTTTCATCTCCCCTGAGATAACAGCTTCTGCAGAGCATTCTCAGCCCCGGTGCCACCGGCTGCCTGCCGCAGCAGGCGCATTTTTTCCGGCCCCGGTGCAGGATCTTTGCCCTTTCTCTGGCCCTGCCCTGAGCCTTCTGAATTTCCAGCAGCTGCTGTCTGGAAAAAAGCCTGCCTCCCCGGAATGTGATGCAGCTCCGGATTTCATTTCTGAC contains:
- a CDS encoding helix-turn-helix transcriptional regulator; this encodes MYLTRKEVAAKLKISPATIYNLMKSGELPQPIRWSRTVLRWPLREIEEYEQRALDARKVIPRQPPKPIGRPRKHPIVGPEAGQSAVH